The following nucleotide sequence is from candidate division WOR-3 bacterium.
TTATTATTTCCTTTTGTGTTTTAAAAAATTTTTTTATATTTATAACCTCAATCATATTTTTTATAAATTTTTATTTTAATCTAAAAAATGTATAGATAGAAAAAATTAAAAGGGAAATTACCCCAAAAAGAGGATTCAAAATATTAAAATTAAAAAGAGAAATTCCTGATAGAATTATTATTGCGAGAACTATTCCACTTATAGCATCACCTGCAACAAAACCAGAAGCAAGTAAAACTCCTTTTTCCTTTTTCTTTATTAAATCAGAAATAATACCACCAAGGGCAATAGGAGTAGATAAAGAAAGTGGAAGGTAAAGTCCAACAGCAACAGGTAAAGAAGATATACCAAGAATTTCAAGAAAAACTGTTATCATAATTCCTGTAAAGAAAAGATTAAAGGGCATATCACCTTCAAAAATACCCTTTACAATAAGTGACATAAGTGTTGCTTGAGGCGCAGATAGTTTTTCGCTTCCAATAACATAAGCCTTGTGTAATAAAAAAAGAGTAAAACCTATAAAAATTGAGGAAGTGATGACACCTATTATTTCTCCAATTTCCTGTAATTTAGGTGTTGCTCCAAGGAGGTAACCTGTTTTCAAATCCTGAGAAATGTCACCTGCAATTGCCGCTGAAATACACACAAAAGCACCCGTTGTAAGAGAAGCTATCATAGCGGGAAAACCTCTTCCACCGAGGGAATAGATTATTAAACTGAAAGTAAAAAGTGTAGCAATTGTCATACCTGAAACAGGATTTGAGGAAGAACCAACAAGACCTACAATCCTTGAAGAAACCACGACAAAAATCAAGGAAAAAATAACTATAAGTAAAGAGGTAAAAAAGTTTTGATTAAAGAAAGGTAAAATTGAAATTAAAAGATAAATAATTAAGGAAGAAATAAAAATAAAAGAAAGGGGAAGATCTTTTTCTCCTGGTCTAAAGGAATAAAAACTTCTTTCCTTAAATAAAGGAAAAAGAATTTTTAAAAAAGAAATAAAACCACCTGCAAATACTGCTCCTGCACCTATATATCTTATATATTTGCTCCATATAGTATGGGGATCAAAAAGTTTAGCCTCTGGAAAATAATTACCTATTAGGGGAATTAAAACAAACCATCCTAAAAGACCTCCCCCAAGAAGAAAAAAGGAAATTCTTCTTCCAAGAATAATTCCCACACCTAAAAGGGCAGGGGAATTTTCAAAACCCAGGTTAATCTTATTTTTAAAATTAAAATAAAAAACATCGGGAAACAATTTAAATCCTAAGGCAAAAAATCTATATAAGAAACCTGAAAAAATGCCTTCAAAAACACTTTTAGCCTTTTCTCCCCCTTCATCACCTGCCTTTAATACTTCAGCACAGGCTCTTCCCTCAGGAAAAGGTAAATCTTTATCCTCTTCCTCAATAAATTTTTTCCTTACAAGTATCATAAATACTACACCGAGAATTCCTCCTAAAAGTGATGTAAGAAAAATATAAAAAATTGAAGGATTTATTCCTAACAGAATAAGAGCGGGTATTGTAAAAATAATTCCAGCTGCAAGGGATTCACCTGCTGATGCAATTGTCTGAACAATGTTATTTTCAAGAATTGTTCCACCTTTTAAAATTCCCCTTAAAATAGCCATTGAAACACAGGCAGCAGGAATTGAAGCAGATACAGTCATACCAGCTTTAAGACCGAGATAAGCATTACTTGCACCAAAAATTACGGATAAAATAATTCCCAGAATTACTGCTCTTAAAGTAAATTCTTTCATGAATTAATTATAAGATATACTTTATAATAGTTTATGTTCTTCAGAAAACCCTTTAAACCTGATAAAAAGGAAATAGTGGCAGAAGTGTGGAGAAAGTGTGACAATTGCAGGGAAACCCTTCACTTGGCTCAGCTTGAAAAAAATCTATGGGTTTGTCCGAAATGCTCCTTCCATTTCAGAATACCTGCTAAAAAATACATTGAAATTTTATTTGAGGAAAATTCCTTTGAAGAATTCTTTAAAAATATAGAATCCGACGACCCTTTAAATTTTCCTGAATATAAAAAGAAAATTAAAAAAGCAAAAGAAGAAACAGGATTAAATGAAGCATGTATAACAGGAAAAGGGAAAATTGGAAAGTTTTCAGTCTCAGTATTTATAACAGACTTTTCCTTTATGGGAGGAAGTATGGGATCTGCCTATGGAGAAAAGTTTTACAGGATATGCGAATACGCAGTAAAAGAAAAATTGCCTTTAATTTCAATAACCTCTTCAGGTGGTGGAGCAAGAATGCAGGAAGGAATTCTTTCCCTTATGCAACTTGTAAAAACAAATATTGGTGTTAAATTACTTGAGGAAAATAGATTACCTTATATAACTGTTCTCTGTGATCCTACAATGGGTGGTGTAATGGCTTCCTTTGCAGCCCTTGGAGATATATCATTTGCAGAAAAAGGAGCTTTACTTGGTTTTGCAGGACCAAGGGTAATTGAACAAACAATAAAACAAAAACTACCTGAAGGATTTCAGAGAGCAGAATTTCAGTTTGAACATGGGATGGTTGATGAGGTAATTGATAGAAGAGAATTGAAAAAGAAAATAATAAAAATTTTAAATATTCTTTGGGATTAATAATTTATTTAATTTTCCTTAAACCAATTAAATTTCAGGCTGACTCCCTATTTTATGATGCAGGAAAAAAAGTTTTTTATCTATATAGAAATGTAAAAATTGATTACGAAAACATAACCCTTTACTCTGATACAGTTTTATTTTATCAAGAAAAAAATCTTATGTATGCTTACGGAAATGCTAAATTAAAGTCAGGAAAAGATTCATTAAAGGGAGAAAAAATTGTATATAGCTTACAAACTCAAAAAGGAAAAGTAACAAAAGGAAAAACTAAAATTGAAAAAGGAATATTATGGGCAGAAGAAATTTTTAAAGTTGATAAGGATAATTTAAAAGCTTTTAAAGCACACTATACAACATGTGATTTAGATTCACCCCACTATTTCTTTTTATCAAGTAAAGTAAAAACCATACCTAAAAAAGATATAATCGCACAACCTGTTATTATGTTTATAAGGGATTTCCCTGTTTTATACCTTCCTTTCTGGATTTTTCCTGCAACAAGAGAAAGAAAATCAGGATTTTTAACTCCAAAACCAGGGAGAAATTCTCTTTTAGGTTTATACCTTAAAAACATTACCTATTACTGGGCAATAAATAACTATATGGAT
It contains:
- a CDS encoding oligopeptide transporter, OPT family; translation: MKEFTLRAVILGIILSVIFGASNAYLGLKAGMTVSASIPAACVSMAILRGILKGGTILENNIVQTIASAGESLAAGIIFTIPALILLGINPSIFYIFLTSLLGGILGVVFMILVRKKFIEEEDKDLPFPEGRACAEVLKAGDEGGEKAKSVFEGIFSGFLYRFFALGFKLFPDVFYFNFKNKINLGFENSPALLGVGIILGRRISFFLLGGGLLGWFVLIPLIGNYFPEAKLFDPHTIWSKYIRYIGAGAVFAGGFISFLKILFPLFKERSFYSFRPGEKDLPLSFIFISSLIIYLLISILPFFNQNFFTSLLIVIFSLIFVVVSSRIVGLVGSSSNPVSGMTIATLFTFSLIIYSLGGRGFPAMIASLTTGAFVCISAAIAGDISQDLKTGYLLGATPKLQEIGEIIGVITSSIFIGFTLFLLHKAYVIGSEKLSAPQATLMSLIVKGIFEGDMPFNLFFTGIMITVFLEILGISSLPVAVGLYLPLSLSTPIALGGIISDLIKKKEKGVLLASGFVAGDAISGIVLAIIILSGISLFNFNILNPLFGVISLLIFSIYTFFRLK
- the accD gene encoding acetyl-CoA carboxylase, carboxyltransferase subunit beta translates to MFFRKPFKPDKKEIVAEVWRKCDNCRETLHLAQLEKNLWVCPKCSFHFRIPAKKYIEILFEENSFEEFFKNIESDDPLNFPEYKKKIKKAKEETGLNEACITGKGKIGKFSVSVFITDFSFMGGSMGSAYGEKFYRICEYAVKEKLPLISITSSGGGARMQEGILSLMQLVKTNIGVKLLEENRLPYITVLCDPTMGGVMASFAALGDISFAEKGALLGFAGPRVIEQTIKQKLPEGFQRAEFQFEHGMVDEVIDRRELKKKIIKILNILWD